Genomic window (Primulina eburnea isolate SZY01 chromosome 8, ASM2296580v1, whole genome shotgun sequence):
TTGTTTAAATCAAGTTTGAACCggaaaaatttctcaagcaaaAACAATTTACTGGGCAACGAAGTTTCAGTATAAAGTTCTTCTAATTTTTCCCAAAGTTCCTTAGCAGAATTAAGTTTACCAACTTTTCTTAACACAGAGTCAGACAAGTTCAAAATTATAGACGAATAAGCAAACTCATCATTTTCAGCCTTTTTCTCAGCAGTTTCGGTAGCAGAATATGAAAGGTCGATCGCTTTGAAAACCTTTTGTTGTATCAAAATACCTTTCATTTTCTGTTGCCATATTGAAAAATCTGTTTTTCCGTTAAAAGGTTCGAGATTATATCCAGTCATAGCCATTTCCAAAAACACAACAGTTAATCTCAAAAATAGCAAATTTTCACACAGAAAAATTTAAATCACACAAAATCAAAACaaacacagcggaaacatattTTAGCCACGAAAATGGAAACACAACAGTAACCAACAAGCACTTAAATCCTAGGTTTCTACCAGCAGCAAATCCCAGCACATAAATCCGCGGCAAGCGGTTATGCTACTAAATGCAGTAAAAGAGGTTCCAGCCAATATACCAGAGCGAAACTCTAAGTAAGAGTTTCAAATTCAACGAACCGAAGACGACGGTGCGGGGGCAGCAAGGCGCACGGCGGGCAGCGGGGTGCAGGGCGGGCAACGGGCAGCGGGCAGCAAccaatggctctgataccactgttgagTATAGATCGTCTAGTTCGTGCCTTCCTGCTCCGTAGGAACCTGCAACCAACTAGcaacaaaaatacagcagcatgtatatatgatatatGCAATTGAACGAGGCTCAGACAAACTGATACGGCCTCTCCCAAGAACACAGTGAACCACGGCGAAGACCACAAAGGTTTCCCGATCAAAACCCCGATTACTCTACACACAGTAGGAACGACACTGTCTCGCACAAAGAACCAAGGACAATTTCCAATCTCACCCACTCTGGTATATCACTTTAGAAATAGAGAGGAAGAAGAGAAAGAGAAAAGCTTTCATGCACAAAGCAAGGAACACTGGTATGACGCCGAAGAAGAATGAAGCGCACTGTTGTCTCTCAGAAAACTCACGCTTACGCTCCTCACTCAAGTCGGCTGTTCACTCACCGATTAATCCAAGAAACGTTAGGCAGCCCTCTATTTAAAAGGAAAGGAAGAGAGGCTGAAGCCCTACAGCCCATATGCAAATAAGGGTGGCTAATGGGCCAGAGAAAATATTGGGCCAAACCCAACACATTAATTAGCGATTAAAggttagtaattgaaccttgaGATCGTCCTTTAAAAGTTAATAAATACAATTCAAAGATCAACAAAATATATTTAGTTTTATTCCTTCCCATTTCGGTGCAACTTTACAACTTCAAAACACAAACAATAACAGAAGAGGAAAAAAGAACATTAAATCTTGATACTTGAATCAATGGTGGTCGGAAACAATTCAGTactaaaaatgaaataaaatgtcCATTTTTTTGTACTTATTCAATGAATCTTCAAAATTTTCAGATTATTATCAGAGAGAACAGTTGGAAGAAATACGTGGGATGATCCCAATCTAGTTGCATTTACATAATCCTGAGGACAATGTGCTGGAACCCCTGCAGTGAAAAGCCCGATCACTCGAAACATACGAAGAAGCGCCCCTTCTGCATACTCGGGTCCCCTTGTGAATGAAATAGAGAAGCTTCTGATCAGCTCCCACCACGCATTTCCCATTTTGGGTATTAACCATAGTAAAGAGAAGTAGTTCTTGTCTGGCTCTTCGGGAACAATCTGCACAAAAATATGTGAAAAAAATGAAACAAGATAAATACGTATTATTTACACACATGCTAGGAGAGTGGTGCATCGTCTCATATCGAAAAACTTAATACAAATCTTTTACTTGGATGGCTATTCAACTCGTAATTAAAGCACAAATGTTAGGTTACAAAACCTAGAGAAGTATTGTCCCGAAAGACGAGCATATACAACATAGGATGCGTCATCAATCGATTAAAACGCGAGTTTAAGGATCCTATTTTATGTGTTAAATATATTCAAAAATATGATTTGCCATTTTTGAGCTCCCCGCACGAAATCCCTTGATGCACTACTAGTATACACGGTTCAATAGGTAGAGAATCTTACCTTAGCTTCATAGAAACTGTTATAGTAGATGCATGTCCCAAAGTGCTTGAACAAGAGGGTTGAATCATCGTAAGGCAATCTCGGAACGACATCATAACTGTAAACGAATCTGTAGTAATTGATGTTGTATTTTTCTAAAGTTCTTTTCATGAATTCTCCGAACTTTTCGTCACCAACTCTTGGCTGCCCAAATGTGTATACACCGTCCAGTCTTCCGAGCAGAAATGACTCATCATGCAGAGCCAAGATCGCAGGGAACAACGCAGCCAACGCGCCACCCAAGCTGTGGCCTGTGAGTATGAATTTGGCTTTATCATTGTTCTGCAGCCGCTGTTTCAGCAGTTTCCGGAGGGCATAGTAGGCAGTCTCCTGCTTGTTTGGCGGCTGTTCTTTGGGCCAGCCGAGGGATTTCTGCATTCCTAACGCTTTCATGAAACCACCGTGGATTTTTCCGGCAGCCGGAAGCTCGTACCACGAGAGATCGACGTCGGTGGACCACGCATCTGAGTCGAAGGGTTCTGTTCCTCTGAAAGCAACGACGATAATATCATTCTTGTCTTCTAGTGCAAATGCTTGTGTGGTGCTTTTTTCTTGATAATCTGCGATAGGCTAAAGGTCAGTTAcactaaaaaaaaaacttttaaacTATTAATTACAGGTAACCGCGAAATAATTGATCGTTACTTTAAAAAAAGTTTAGGAATTAAAATCATTACCATTCCAGAAGTCGTTGAATCCCAGGAATTCCATCTGCACATCTTAAAAACACGAAATTAGTTCGGcatataattattttacatTTTATGACCGACTTATGAATTGATTATTTGGTCGATCAGTAgccataatattttatataaaacacTTGATAGAAAATGTGATGATCTGATCAATAAAACCTCCTTAAGGTAATACTCGATAAACTTATAATTTACACCAGtgaaaattgttcatattttctATTATCATTATCTAATTTATCAAACTCAAGTCTTAGTAACGTAACTTTGTATTGAATCCTATTTCGTCATAGTACTTATGCGATATCGAAAAATACtgatttgacataaaaaaaaatgcCGACGTTGAAGCAAAAAATTATCGTGTCACCAATCTGGCAAAATAGGTTTTGAAACAAACAAGAAAAACATAATTACAAGACTATGATCTAACTTTGACAAGTTAGAAAAGGCAAATAAAGAACACAAACAACTTGGAGAACTAATAGGTTATTTTTCTAtctatattatatttgtgaGGTCAGTAgtattatcatttgaaaattagTTTGTTCAGTGAGATAAtagtaatatttttatttaggcaagaatttgtgtgagacgatctcacggatagATGTCAAGTGAATTGATAATAGTAATATTATCATTTCAAGATGTCAAGTGAATTGGTTCGTGTTGATTGTTATGGATAGATTGATTACGAATATAGTTAGAGTGTGTGtatatatcaaattataaagaAACGTGGTCGGTAGTTATTAAATTATAtggattaaaataataattaataaatcatcTTCCAGCTGTATACCTGTCATGTCCTTTCGATCCACTTGCAACCTCAGCTTGCTTTCCTCGTTTAAGCAAGGGATTACATATAATCCCCGTAATTttccaataaaataaaataaaaccataTATGTTTCTGAAGATTTAAAGTCTTTTCAAACAAAATTTCAACGATCGTACTCATGAAAATTGGTGAAAGCAATCACTGAATCCTGTTGAAACTGTCCACTAATTATAATGCATAAAGTTAATCAGGCTAAATCAATTAAAGTCACAAAATTGATTCAGCTTTTATCATAGTAATTTTGACAATTGTAAATTATTTACCTcaagaaatatttatttaattagatCGTTATCTTTTTCAATCTAAACCAAATCAAAACCAAGATTTCAAAAAAGAGATCCAATCTatcattaattatatatatataagagttATAAAGGGGGGAATATTATATGGAAAACTTCAAAATGGTACGTACCTTCCAATGGTTCTCTACGATGGCCTGAGTATATTTGTTGTTCTCATAAGATGCCTTAGACGCCATTACAGAGAGAACAGATTTGTATCTTGCGTCTCCATGCTCGATCTTGGAGTCTAATTCAAGTCGCTTGTCGATGTGTCCAACAAAAGACAGGAACCTGGATGATGTTTTGTCTGGCTGTACTACTTTGCCTGTGCACAAGAGTAAATAAAATTAGACCTCAGAATACGGATTGCATTATTTTTTCCATCATTTTTAGCttgttttatttataaataaatcatacgAAACCTATCCAGAAGATGGTAGATAGCTGGTATTATTTAATATTGGTAGGTGACCGCAGTTAAGCCAGATATATTGTATGTGTAGCCGGGCGATCAATAATACACCGTCAGCGGGGACAAAACTATTTTATATAacgaaattcaaataaattcaaattaaaaaaaggaaaaaaatgcaATGTTAATAATGAGGGTATGTTTTGTACGTATTGAGCAGGCAACGttgtttttattattgttatgtGAGTCGTATATTAGATTATTGATATCAAATGAACAATATTGTGAAATGATTTTTTTGCCtaaaaaagacaaaaacaaaataatttattgGATGAAATCAAACTTTAAAAGTTACACTACTGCAATCCCAAACATGTCGAATATACAATTtttcatataaaataaataatgtaaaacGGCCGTCGTCTAAATTAAATTCATGCATCTTATTCTGTTTGAGAAAAATGACGGTCAATTACATTTTGTTTCacctttaaaaataaaatggtcGAAATCCGATGCAGAAGAATATAGCATCAATCATCGTGTGTGACTCTTGAATGCTTTACAGCAACGCAACACGTGATTCAAAAACTAGCAATATGtgctattcttttttttttttaataaagcaATATATGCAATTGGGGAATATAAAAAGAACGTGATTTCAAATAGGTAGATAGGAGTACAATATTCACAACGATTAAGTAACTGTTGTAGATGAGATTtggaatatatatgtatatatgtatatgacaTGTAAAGCCATTAATTAGTACAGAACAGTACTGGAGTGCAACCGACAAGGTAGATCTCAAAATATATAcgtataaattaataaatataatacaTGACAAGTACCTAACGTGCATGTATCAAGAAAAGTCTACTACGTACGGTTCTCAAGGAAAGGATCTAATTTTCAGGGATTTCATAATTAAATCCACTTGTGTTTTAATTTGAACTCTACAACTTAATTTGAACgccttttttaaatttttctataTAGACGAGGATGATTGACTTTGATACAATGTTACAAAAGATCTGCTTAGAGTTGAATCAGTGTTACATGAGATTACTGATATTTAATAAGAAGTTGAATGAACTCAAACAGAAAAGCTAGCATCGATCGTTTGCTTCATGTCACTTCTGCATCCCGATACTTTGAGTTTAAAAAGGATGCGTacgcacaaaaaaaaaattcaaataaaatgagttgattaattagttACCATTAAAAGAATTAATGAGTAGCCCAGAGAATCCGTCATTCCCCCAAAGCAAGTTCAACCAATACTCGACTCCGTCGCCAATCCTCGCCATGGGCTTAGACACGGTCTGCAGAAATTTCTGTGTCATCGTCGAGACAAAGATGATCCATCTACGCCCGAATGGCTCCCGCCGTACCCCTTCCGGACAGTCCACAAATTTCCTTTTCCCGATATTACTCGACAACAATATCTTGCTCACTTCAAGTACACCGGCTTCTTCTGGCTTGAGGAGCATGTAGTCACAGGAAAATGACTTGTTGCATTCTGCTGAAGAagccatttttttttctttcgagCAAATGTAACGTAGAAGCATGGGGTTTTTACTTGAAGGCacgggtatatatatatatatacagagaGAGAGATTATCTACTCACAGGTTAGAatctattattataataataatttacaacATGTGATTAGAAAAAATTATAACATGGGATTGAATAGCGTCAAATTTGTGTTCTCTTGAAAAATTTTAAGGAATGGCCAGATTCCTAAAGGCCAAAAGCAAGTGGTTAAAAAAAAGTGAAGCTTAGCGCCTACCCTACTTGTAACTTTTGTTAATTCAGACGACTTTAGGTTGGTTGAAATCTAGTTGGCACGGCATTGAACAATTGGTCTGCTCCAACTCAGAAATTTCTGCCTCCAgggaatcttttttttttatacatatatatatatatatatatatatatatatatattatttatatatatatattagtaagTGGTGACACGTGATAATTGAATACATGTAGTGGAATATAGAGTTTGGTGGATAAAAaagatatttttgaaattagtAAAAAGGATTCAACCCACTTACCAACAATTTGATaggtttaattttaattaataatatatacacACTGTTGATTACTCATTTTCTAATTATGTCTTGAGTTTTAATTATGAGTAAATTCTTTTTTTATGTATGATTGAAGTTAAATTTGCAAATTTtagatgacaaaaacttgtgtgagacggtctcacgagtcatatttgtgagaaagatctcttatttgggtcatccatgaaaaagtattactttttatgctaatagtattaatTTTTGTTGTAAATATGGGTCGAGTTGACcgatctcacagattaagatccgtgatacggtctcacattAGACCAACTCATTTAGATAATGTAAATACATATCTCtttatattttattgaattAGAGGCGAGCCAAGTTGAGATATTTACGATGAACCATCCTTCTCAAACaattaaattttattcaaaaatcGTATGattcaattatataatatattatagttACTTGTAGCATTCGATGTCATCAATTTCTAATCACCAATATTGAATTAACTAAATTTGATCCAATTTGACGGCTATTGTTTAATTTTTGATATAATTTTCACGTTAACGAGTatagattttaaattcttactatgtatattattaaatttacgTATGAGATTTAGAGAACATTTCTTAACATTCAGACATGTTGAAAAGATTAATATACTGCTCTTATATTGATTGAGTCTTCGCTGACGGAATAATTGAAGTCAAATTAGATCGATGGACCCTCTCTCCATTATATAGTTGGtggcaataataataataataataataataataataataataataataaatttcaaacttagATGTGAAGAGTGAACATAAACATCTAATTATCTAATCATATTAATCTGTCCACATTACTTGTTCGTAACAGTGTTTCAATCTCgtgt
Coding sequences:
- the LOC140838229 gene encoding triacylglycerol lipase OBL1 yields the protein MLLRYICSKEKKMASSAECNKSFSCDYMLLKPEEAGVLEVSKILLSSNIGKRKFVDCPEGVRREPFGRRWIIFVSTMTQKFLQTVSKPMARIGDGVEYWLNLLWGNDGFSGLLINSFNGKVVQPDKTSSRFLSFVGHIDKRLELDSKIEHGDARYKSVLSVMASKASYENNKYTQAIVENHWKMEFLGFNDFWNDYQEKSTTQAFALEDKNDIIVVAFRGTEPFDSDAWSTDVDLSWYELPAAGKIHGGFMKALGMQKSLGWPKEQPPNKQETAYYALRKLLKQRLQNNDKAKFILTGHSLGGALAALFPAILALHDESFLLGRLDGVYTFGQPRVGDEKFGEFMKRTLEKYNINYYRFVYSYDVVPRLPYDDSTLLFKHFGTCIYYNSFYEAKIVPEEPDKNYFSLLWLIPKMGNAWWELIRSFSISFTRGPEYAEGALLRMFRVIGLFTAGVPAHCPQDYVNATRLGSSHVFLPTVLSDNNLKILKIH